DNA from Actinoplanes sp. SE50/110:
AGCGGCGCGGAGGCCCGGCAGGCGGTCGCCGCCGGGCCGGACGCGCTGATCGCCCAGGGCGGGTCGGCGGGTGGCCACGCGTCGACGTTCAGCCCGGCCACCTACACCGGCACCCGCGCCACGCGCGACGTCCTCGCCGAGGTCCTGGCCGTCGCCCGCACCGCCGCCGACATTCCGGTGATCGCGGCCGGCGGTGGTGACGTCGCCGCGTTGCTGGCCGCCGGTGCGGCGGCCGTCCAGTGCGGTACCGCGTTCGTGCTGTCCGACGAGGCCGGGACCCGTCCCGCCCAGCGCGCCGCCATGCTCTCCGGCGACCATCGCGAGACGGTGGTGACCCGGGCTTTCACCGGGCAGCCGGCCCGAGCCCTGCGCAACCGCTTCGTCGACACCTACTCGTCGATCGCCCCGATCGGCTACCCGGCGATCCACCACCTCACCGCCCCGATCCGGGCCGCCGCCGCCCGTCGTGGTGACGCCTCCGCCCTCAACCTGTGGGCGGGTGTCAACCACGCCTCCGCCCGTCCGGCGCCTGTCGCCGCCGTGATCGATGCGCTGCGGGGCTGAAGCGCTGCCCGTCCGGCGCCTGTCGCTGCCGTGATCGATGCGCTGCGGGGCTGAACCGTCGCGCGTTCGTCGCCGCCCCTGCCCACTACCGCGACGCCGGGTTGTCGGCAGGTGTGTTTGTTGCTTGCGACTGTTGTTTTCCTGCGGCGCGGCGGTTGTTGATCTGTCTGCTGTGCGAATTTGTCGTGTTGCGGTCGACGGAATCCTCGATATTAACCGACGTTAATACTTAACATATTGTTCTCTGCGCGGCGCGATTTCTGGACGGGGTTCCGGTGTAGGTTCTATTCAAAGGTTGATGCGGGCCGGCTGGATGAAGAACCATCCGGTGGCCTCTCGATGCCCGCGGGAGACCCTCGCGGCGATTAGTGAAAAGGATTCGGAAATGCGTAGCATGGTGCTCGCCGGCCTCATCCCGGCCGTTCTCGTCCCCGGTGCCGCCCAGGCGTCGCCGTGTCCGACGACAGACGTTCTCGGGACTTATGCGTTCGGCCGCGCCGCGACCATCGGCGCCGCCGGCGAGACAGCCGGTGTCTGGACTGTCGCCGGCACCCGGTCCGGGATCGCCGGTGACGACCTGATCGTCACCTACACTCCGCGCTACACCGCGGCCGCCACCGAGACGGCGGTCTACACTGCCCTGTTCAACCAGGTCGCACGGCCTGATGTCGAGTGCGACCGGGTCGGTGCGGACGGCGTTGCGAAACACGTCTGGGTCACCTATCGGTGCCGCACCGGCGTCGCCCCCAACTACACGCTTCTGGTCCGCTGACGGGCCGAGGCTGCCGACCGGCGCGGGTGGCGGAGTGCCATGGGGTGGATGTCCGTCGCCCGCTCCGTCGGAGGTCGCTCTCGGCCGGGATGTGCTTCGAGCTTGTCGCTGGGCGTGGTCGGGCTTGCCGCCAGGCGCGCTTCAGGGTTTACCGCTGGGCGCAAACCAGGGTTTGCCGCTGGGTACGCGTCGGTTTGCCGCTGGGCGCGCGTCGGTTTGCCGGTTCGGGGTGAGTTGCTTTGCGCCGGAAGAATTCTGGCGGTTTGATGTGCCTGATCGATGCAAGGTGATTCCGCCGACTATTTAAATGTCTGGTGAATTCACGTGTCGCAGGAG
Protein-coding regions in this window:
- a CDS encoding nitronate monooxygenase family protein produces the protein MRELLRPIVVAPMAGGPSTPGLVIAAGHAGALGFLAAGYKPPEAVEAEVQEVRKADVPYGVNLFVPSSPPADVAPLERYRAALQPEADRYGIDLPPLRLSDDDHFAAKVDLAVSHRIPLVSFTFGIPPAAVVTALRSAGCAVLITVTSGAEARQAVAAGPDALIAQGGSAGGHASTFSPATYTGTRATRDVLAEVLAVARTAADIPVIAAGGGDVAALLAAGAAAVQCGTAFVLSDEAGTRPAQRAAMLSGDHRETVVTRAFTGQPARALRNRFVDTYSSIAPIGYPAIHHLTAPIRAAAARRGDASALNLWAGVNHASARPAPVAAVIDALRG